From the genome of Methylocystis bryophila, one region includes:
- a CDS encoding NAD(P)/FAD-dependent oxidoreductase, which translates to MSDVDAVVVGAGVIGLAVVRALALTGRSVIVLETERLIGSVTSSRNSEVIHSGIYYPQGSLKARLCVEGRRRLYEFCDAHGVGYQRCGKLIVATNEKERPAVEALFQKGLANGVEDLVWLSAAEATAMEPALHCVGALFAPSTGILDSHGFMLAMRGDAEDHGAAIAFNTPFLSAKIEDDGIVISAGGAEPTTLKTAALINCAGLQASKVARAIVGLEHALVPETRYAKGNYFALTGRSPFRRLIYPAPHSHGLGVHLTFDLAGQVRFGPDVEWIEEIDYAVDPRRCEGFSEAIRSYWPGLRDDALVAAYAGIRPKISGPADSAADFRLDGPERHGVRGLVNLFGIESPGLTSSLAIAEQVVASLPG; encoded by the coding sequence ATGTCGGACGTTGATGCAGTCGTGGTTGGCGCCGGCGTCATCGGCTTGGCGGTCGTGCGGGCGCTGGCGCTGACCGGTCGAAGCGTCATCGTGCTCGAGACCGAGCGGCTGATCGGAAGCGTGACTTCCTCGCGCAACAGCGAGGTCATTCACTCCGGCATCTATTACCCGCAGGGCAGTCTCAAAGCGCGTCTCTGCGTGGAGGGGCGCCGACGGCTTTACGAATTCTGCGACGCGCACGGCGTCGGCTATCAGCGTTGCGGAAAGCTGATCGTTGCGACCAACGAGAAAGAGCGCCCTGCAGTCGAAGCCCTATTCCAAAAAGGCTTAGCGAATGGCGTAGAGGATCTCGTTTGGCTCAGCGCGGCGGAGGCGACTGCCATGGAGCCTGCTCTCCATTGCGTGGGCGCGCTTTTCGCGCCGTCGACCGGCATTCTCGACAGCCACGGCTTCATGCTGGCGATGCGGGGGGATGCTGAAGATCACGGGGCGGCGATCGCCTTCAACACGCCCTTCCTTAGCGCAAAAATCGAGGACGACGGAATTGTCATATCGGCTGGCGGAGCGGAGCCGACAACGCTCAAGACGGCGGCTCTGATCAATTGCGCGGGCTTGCAAGCCTCCAAAGTCGCGAGAGCGATCGTCGGATTAGAGCATGCGCTCGTGCCTGAGACGCGCTATGCCAAAGGCAACTATTTCGCACTTACCGGCCGCTCGCCCTTCCGGCGTCTCATCTATCCAGCGCCGCACAGTCATGGGCTTGGCGTGCATCTGACATTCGATCTCGCGGGGCAAGTGCGTTTCGGACCGGACGTCGAGTGGATCGAGGAGATCGACTATGCCGTCGACCCGAGGCGCTGCGAGGGCTTCAGCGAGGCGATTCGCAGCTACTGGCCTGGCCTGCGCGATGACGCGCTCGTTGCCGCCTATGCCGGCATCCGTCCGAAAATTTCCGGCCCGGCTGACTCCGCCGCGGACTTTCGCCTCGACGGCCCCGAGCGTCACGGCGTCCGCGGGCTTGTCAACCTTTTTGGGATCGAGAGCCCAGGCCTTACGTCTTCACTCGCGATTGCGGAGCAAGTCGTAGCTTCATTGCCCGGATAA